From the Candidatus Peregrinibacteria bacterium genome, one window contains:
- a CDS encoding M15 family metallopeptidase — MSTGSEIHRQLETPEETPEREARQKLEEKVGGVDDGSSHFSDSETPKSEGEKQQEKAIQQQVAPTIREEVLSSSQKEQFQNKSTVESEEKEEKDLIEYLLKYFAEYIQEALQGKTFKTEEEKQAFIQQETKTHLSEAKQRASQTLDTIDDPDTKKRVSEFVSEYSSGGNISKDFRSSEYINFQGSTFAMVNNEVLPDFAKLAVSYWKMTGQKLIITSAYRSIKHQEKIYATARKGYAAKPGNSNHNTGHAIDLHPNSFRSEKIGGLPSFIALAKQCNFTKLGHEDWHFDHVTKRSAGAERMALAQKCNQEVS, encoded by the coding sequence ATGAGTACTGGATCTGAAATACATCGGCAGTTGGAAACACCAGAAGAAACACCAGAACGAGAAGCGCGTCAGAAATTAGAAGAAAAAGTAGGTGGAGTAGATGACGGTTCGAGTCATTTCTCCGATAGTGAAACCCCTAAATCGGAAGGAGAAAAACAACAGGAAAAAGCTATCCAACAACAAGTAGCACCAACGATTCGTGAGGAAGTTCTTTCATCTTCACAAAAAGAGCAATTTCAAAATAAAAGTACTGTTGAATCTGAGGAGAAGGAAGAAAAAGATCTTATCGAGTATCTTTTAAAATACTTTGCTGAATACATTCAAGAAGCACTTCAAGGAAAAACATTTAAAACCGAAGAAGAAAAGCAAGCATTTATACAGCAAGAAACAAAAACTCACTTATCAGAAGCAAAACAAAGAGCGTCCCAAACCCTTGATACCATTGATGACCCCGACACGAAAAAACGGGTTTCAGAATTTGTGAGTGAATACTCAAGCGGAGGAAATATTTCAAAAGACTTTCGTAGCTCCGAGTATATCAATTTTCAAGGGAGCACGTTTGCTATGGTCAACAACGAAGTTCTTCCCGATTTTGCAAAGCTCGCAGTAAGTTATTGGAAAATGACAGGTCAAAAACTTATTATCACGAGTGCATATCGCTCTATAAAACATCAGGAAAAAATTTATGCAACAGCGAGAAAGGGCTATGCCGCTAAACCAGGAAACAGCAATCACAACACCGGACACGCTATCGACCTCCATCCAAACTCATTTCGAAGTGAAAAAATTGGAGGACTCCCTAGTTTTATTGCACTCGCAAAACAATGCAATTTTACAAAACTCGGACACGAAGATTGGCATTTCGATCACGTCACAAAAAGATCTGCTGGCGCAGAACGCATGGCACTTGCACAAAAATGTAATCAAGAAGTTTCTTAA
- a CDS encoding transglycosylase SLT domain-containing protein: protein MKTFWNTFSAESPFLEKRRVFQDSEKPKTEETPEENALLQETQPLLHDLAERVEAMRNMSEGEFLKKERAERLALITEPSAKPEDITTGKEININFHGNKELERRITAGQTLPATVQKITVTHRGEPSQTGTRRGLSGEFFAENGERLIILYGTKVTIETTQTQEQVQQKTKEIEEKSQSFVNSYVSEKTEKVTFQERYEAITKACYKQDIDPKYVFAVLEDAEQKTDIEIEIFLTEIQKGIDYYRRSTGKSAIENGKLTADFLVYQHYGKPELNKICNEYGISSGDLQKAIQKREEQWKNSSGELMKDPEFRTRYAECCKRIGVSESDLAIVIQAESKFNPRAVNHISNATGLIQFMPSTARGLGTSVSALRNMSATEQLTYVEKYFAPYRGKLHSAHDLYLATFYPYALGKSDSFRFGSEKSDAYARTVANQNEVISKGAPYITRPIFKSYVDRKSFA, encoded by the coding sequence ATGAAAACCTTTTGGAATACCTTTTCGGCAGAATCACCTTTTTTAGAGAAACGGAGGGTTTTTCAAGATTCCGAAAAACCAAAGACAGAGGAAACACCAGAAGAAAATGCTCTTCTTCAAGAAACACAGCCACTTCTTCATGACCTTGCAGAACGAGTAGAAGCCATGCGAAACATGAGCGAAGGAGAATTCCTTAAAAAAGAAAGAGCTGAACGACTTGCTCTCATTACTGAACCCTCAGCAAAACCGGAAGATATTACTACAGGAAAAGAAATCAATATAAACTTTCACGGAAACAAAGAACTCGAAAGAAGAATTACTGCCGGACAAACACTTCCTGCAACCGTTCAAAAAATAACAGTTACTCATAGAGGAGAACCATCTCAAACCGGAACGCGAAGAGGACTCAGCGGAGAATTTTTTGCAGAAAACGGAGAACGACTCATTATTTTATATGGAACGAAGGTCACTATTGAAACAACACAAACACAGGAGCAAGTACAACAAAAAACAAAAGAAATTGAGGAGAAATCACAATCGTTTGTAAACTCTTATGTTTCGGAGAAAACGGAAAAAGTGACTTTTCAAGAGCGATATGAAGCAATTACAAAAGCCTGTTATAAGCAAGATATCGACCCGAAATATGTGTTTGCCGTTCTTGAGGATGCAGAACAAAAAACCGATATTGAAATAGAAATATTTCTCACAGAAATCCAAAAAGGTATTGATTACTACCGAAGATCAACCGGGAAAAGTGCGATTGAAAACGGAAAACTTACTGCAGATTTTCTTGTCTATCAACATTACGGAAAGCCAGAACTCAACAAGATTTGCAATGAATATGGAATTTCTTCGGGAGATCTTCAAAAAGCAATTCAAAAGAGAGAAGAGCAATGGAAAAACTCTTCAGGAGAATTGATGAAAGATCCTGAATTTCGAACACGATATGCAGAATGTTGCAAAAGAATTGGAGTAAGCGAAAGCGACTTAGCTATTGTAATACAAGCAGAATCAAAATTTAATCCAAGAGCAGTGAACCATATTTCAAATGCGACAGGTCTTATACAATTTATGCCAAGTACTGCTCGTGGACTCGGAACAAGTGTAAGCGCTCTCAGAAATATGTCTGCAACGGAACAACTCACCTATGTGGAAAAATATTTTGCTCCCTACAGAGGCAAGTTACATTCTGCTCACGATCTTTATCTCGCAACTTTTTATCCATACGCTTTGGGAAAAAGTGATAGTTTTCGTTTTGGCTCTGAAAAAAGCGACGCCTATGCCAGAACGGTAGCAAATCAGAATGAAGTTATTTCAAAAGGAGCACCATATATAACAAGACCAATATTCAAGAGTTATGTGGACAGAAAAAGCTTTGCTTAA
- the msrB gene encoding peptide-methionine (R)-S-oxide reductase MsrB yields MTFSSCSISGQKSLSEPSPDLATTPQNQQETAIFAGGCFWCTESDFEKLLGVLSVVSGYAGGKEENPSYEEVSAGKTGHRESVLVTYDTTKISYEALLENFWKHVDPTDSGGQFVDRGAQYKSAIFYNSDAQKKAAEDSRNSLMASGIFEKPIVTDILPATTFYPAEEYHQDYFKKNSIRYHFYRSRSGRDDFLNQTWNKDTNWSFVEENPTKSTDSTDSFQKPSDEELQKKLTPLQYRVTQKESTEKAFQNEYWDEKREGIYVDIVSGEPLFSSLDKYDSGTGWPSFTRPISGASITTRNDRSFFSVRTEVRSRLADSHLGHVFSDGPQPTGLRYCMNSAALRFVPKEDLRKEGYGKYVFLFR; encoded by the coding sequence ATGACATTTTCTTCTTGCAGTATCTCCGGTCAAAAGTCGTTATCAGAACCTTCTCCAGATCTTGCTACTACTCCGCAAAACCAACAAGAAACCGCCATTTTTGCGGGAGGTTGCTTTTGGTGTACCGAATCAGATTTCGAAAAACTGCTAGGAGTTCTTTCGGTTGTTTCGGGTTATGCCGGAGGAAAAGAAGAAAATCCAAGTTATGAAGAGGTCTCTGCTGGAAAAACTGGACACAGGGAGTCGGTACTTGTGACGTATGACACCACAAAAATTTCGTACGAAGCACTTTTGGAGAATTTTTGGAAACATGTTGATCCTACCGATTCTGGGGGGCAGTTTGTTGATCGAGGAGCGCAATATAAATCCGCCATTTTCTACAATTCCGATGCACAAAAAAAAGCGGCGGAAGATTCTCGTAACTCATTAATGGCATCTGGCATTTTTGAAAAACCAATTGTTACCGATATCCTTCCAGCAACAACCTTTTATCCGGCAGAAGAGTATCATCAGGATTACTTTAAAAAGAATTCTATTCGTTATCATTTTTACCGTTCTCGTTCTGGGCGAGACGATTTTTTAAACCAAACATGGAATAAAGACACAAACTGGTCATTTGTTGAGGAAAATCCGACAAAATCAACAGACTCAACAGACTCTTTTCAGAAGCCATCGGACGAAGAGCTTCAAAAAAAACTTACGCCATTGCAGTATCGTGTAACGCAAAAAGAGAGTACCGAGAAGGCATTTCAGAACGAATATTGGGATGAAAAACGAGAAGGGATTTATGTAGACATTGTTTCGGGGGAGCCTCTTTTTTCTTCTCTTGATAAATACGATTCTGGAACCGGTTGGCCAAGTTTTACTCGTCCAATTTCTGGGGCAAGTATTACCACTCGCAACGATAGATCCTTTTTTTCTGTACGAACAGAAGTACGAAGTCGTCTTGCCGATTCTCATTTGGGACACGTGTTTTCCGACGGTCCTCAGCCAACGGGATTGCGCTATTGCATGAATTCTGCCGCGCTTCGATTTGTACCAAAGGAAGATCTTAGAAAAGAGGGGTATGGGAAATATGTTTTTCTGTTTCGATAA
- a CDS encoding aminotransferase class IV family protein — translation MKASPLFVCHNGILLEKNEVHISPFDHGFLYGDGIYETLLFQNETLFHVAAHLSRLQQSAEKLRIPIPWGKEELEQWAKEVVVKNHLSKARVRISITRGENNFCFSGAKHPTLLITAGALMDYSEYKKEGVRVAVLPEIFRILPEAKTMSLLPMILAKQKMEDEGAFECLFLNREGLITEGSISNVLFRKGDKVFVVPEHLALSGTMQKRVVTLLEKSSTNIQEREFTLSDIQNADEAILTNSLFGILPIRSICAKQIPNCIGELFRELSAKIFLPEECTNSQKTKHP, via the coding sequence ATGAAAGCCAGTCCCCTCTTTGTCTGCCACAACGGTATTCTTCTCGAAAAAAATGAAGTGCATATCTCTCCATTTGATCACGGTTTTCTTTACGGAGACGGCATTTACGAAACACTCCTCTTCCAGAACGAAACTCTTTTTCATGTCGCCGCGCATTTAAGCCGGCTCCAACAATCTGCCGAAAAACTCCGCATTCCTATTCCTTGGGGCAAGGAAGAATTGGAACAGTGGGCAAAAGAAGTTGTGGTAAAAAATCATCTCTCAAAAGCACGAGTACGCATAAGCATTACGCGAGGTGAAAACAACTTCTGCTTCTCTGGTGCAAAGCATCCTACGCTTCTCATTACTGCAGGTGCTTTGATGGATTATTCTGAGTACAAAAAGGAAGGAGTGCGAGTAGCAGTTCTTCCAGAAATTTTCCGCATACTTCCAGAAGCAAAAACTATGAGTCTTCTTCCGATGATTCTCGCAAAACAAAAAATGGAAGATGAAGGTGCTTTTGAATGTCTCTTTCTCAATCGGGAAGGATTGATAACCGAAGGATCTATCTCGAATGTTCTTTTCCGAAAAGGAGACAAGGTTTTTGTAGTGCCAGAGCATCTCGCACTTTCGGGAACCATGCAGAAACGAGTTGTCACTCTCCTTGAAAAATCAAGCACGAATATTCAAGAAAGAGAATTTACTCTTTCTGACATTCAAAACGCGGACGAGGCAATTCTTACAAACTCACTCTTTGGGATCTTGCCCATACGATCTATTTGCGCAAAACAAATTCCCAATTGCATAGGGGAACTCTTCCGAGAACTTTCGGCAAAAATATTCTTACCGGAGGAGTGTACCAATTCCCAAAAAACCAAGCACCCCTAA
- a CDS encoding regulatory protein RecX has protein sequence MQKEEILQVALRMLSRKMQSEGELRKKLSRMFPENEKEQEEVLSECRRLKLIDDEKFAREYVQYRQHTSPRSAFFLQCELENRGILSELAHRVAQEEDDEQTARDLVQRKMRVIKVIDQKEQEKIIRFLRSRGFSFSTIQKAISCEEQGEIL, from the coding sequence ATGCAGAAAGAGGAGATTTTGCAAGTGGCGCTTCGAATGCTTTCTCGAAAAATGCAAAGCGAAGGAGAACTCCGAAAAAAACTGTCGCGAATGTTTCCCGAAAACGAAAAGGAACAGGAAGAAGTTCTCTCGGAATGCAGACGACTCAAGCTGATAGATGACGAGAAATTTGCCAGAGAGTATGTTCAATATCGCCAACACACTTCGCCTCGAAGCGCATTCTTTCTTCAGTGTGAGCTAGAAAATCGGGGCATACTATCAGAACTTGCACACCGCGTAGCACAAGAAGAAGATGATGAACAAACAGCAAGAGATCTCGTGCAACGAAAAATGAGGGTGATCAAAGTAATCGATCAAAAAGAACAGGAGAAAATCATCCGTTTTTTAAGAAGTCGTGGATTTTCTTTCTCCACAATACAAAAAGCCATTTCTTGTGAAGAGCAAGGAGAAATACTTTAA
- the ftsA gene encoding cell division protein FtsA, translating into MAKEIIIVGVDIGNQKIRTVVAVLEPGKKEPHVIGVGISPSLGLRKGVVVDPEELTANISSSLEDAERMAGIPVSHVFVGIGGTHLEFTVSRGVVAVGGREITEADLNRVQEAAEAVSLPQNRFRLRTLPREFSVDNQRGIKNPVGLSGIRLEIEAHIISGQKQIVENIERTVHSAGVDVDDLVPGFLAASESALTRRQKELGALLLDIGADATSLVVYEEGVMVYSCVIPVGGSSVTNDIAIGLRTSVDTAEKIKIEYGTIIPDEVRDTEMIDLSLISKIDTQKVSKKHLAEIIQARYHEIFVLAKDELRKINRDGMLPAGVVLTGSAVKMSGAPDIARDILGLPVQIGFPQGMSGVVDKIDDPGFATATGLLVWGAKHEPIRYGVRLPNFGKAFRSAGNFFRKLLP; encoded by the coding sequence ATGGCAAAAGAAATTATCATCGTTGGAGTGGATATTGGAAACCAGAAAATTCGAACAGTGGTCGCTGTATTAGAGCCTGGAAAAAAAGAGCCACATGTTATTGGCGTTGGCATTTCTCCTTCTCTTGGTCTTCGTAAAGGAGTTGTGGTTGATCCCGAGGAACTCACAGCAAATATTTCTTCAAGTCTTGAAGATGCAGAGCGAATGGCGGGGATTCCAGTGAGTCATGTTTTCGTTGGTATTGGTGGGACTCATTTGGAGTTTACTGTTTCTCGTGGTGTTGTTGCAGTTGGAGGGCGTGAAATTACAGAAGCAGATTTAAATCGTGTTCAAGAGGCGGCGGAGGCTGTTTCTCTTCCGCAAAATCGGTTTCGTCTTCGCACACTTCCGCGAGAGTTTTCAGTTGATAATCAGCGAGGAATCAAAAATCCCGTTGGACTCTCTGGAATTCGTTTAGAAATAGAAGCTCATATTATTTCTGGTCAAAAGCAAATTGTGGAAAACATCGAACGTACCGTTCATTCGGCAGGGGTTGATGTCGACGACCTTGTTCCCGGATTTCTTGCTGCAAGCGAATCGGCACTGACACGTCGCCAAAAGGAGCTCGGTGCCCTTCTCCTCGATATTGGGGCGGATGCCACGAGTCTTGTGGTCTACGAAGAGGGAGTTATGGTTTATTCCTGTGTTATTCCTGTGGGGGGATCGAGTGTGACTAACGATATTGCCATTGGGCTTCGAACATCTGTTGATACGGCGGAGAAGATTAAAATTGAGTATGGCACTATTATCCCCGATGAGGTACGAGATACAGAGATGATTGATCTCTCCCTTATTTCAAAAATTGACACACAAAAGGTTTCAAAAAAACATCTCGCGGAAATTATTCAGGCGCGATATCACGAAATTTTTGTACTTGCGAAAGATGAACTTCGGAAAATCAATCGTGATGGAATGCTTCCTGCAGGAGTGGTGCTGACGGGATCGGCAGTAAAAATGTCTGGAGCGCCGGACATCGCACGAGATATTTTGGGGCTTCCTGTTCAGATTGGTTTTCCACAAGGAATGTCTGGCGTTGTGGATAAAATTGATGATCCGGGTTTTGCTACAGCAACAGGTCTTTTGGTGTGGGGAGCAAAGCACGAGCCCATTCGGTATGGTGTTCGGCTTCCTAATTTTGGAAAGGCATTTCGCTCTGCAGGAAATTTTTTCCGTAAACTTCTTCCATAA
- the ftsZ gene encoding cell division protein FtsZ, whose protein sequence is MSDVHLKSIFSGSSGSSRIRSSGNASEVTPDLAPNAVIRVLGIGGGGSNAINRMIDARIEGVDFVQMNTDAQALFYCNAKRKINIGKGTTKGLGAGSNPEIGKKSAEESLEEIRSTIEGSDMVFVTCGLGGGTGTGAAPVIAELAREMGILTVGVVTRPFGFEGAQRRQKSLEGLKQLEEKVDTLITIPNDRILSVIDKKTPLMDAFIIVDDILRQGIQGISDLITNHGLINVDFADVKSIMQNAGSALMGIGYGSGENRAAEAARAAVDSPLLELSIDGAKGILFNITGGHDLSMFEVDEAARIITEAADPEANIIFGSVVNEAFTGEVKVTVIATGFERSSSNDQQKTEGMGVRRLGRTNFQGIAPEKGSFPGVKREAEDLEVPAFMRKSLNK, encoded by the coding sequence ATGTCCGACGTTCATCTCAAATCTATTTTCTCTGGTTCTTCCGGTTCGTCTCGAATTCGCTCGTCAGGAAATGCTAGTGAAGTTACTCCTGATCTTGCGCCAAATGCGGTTATTCGTGTTCTTGGAATTGGCGGAGGTGGAAGCAATGCCATTAATCGTATGATTGATGCTCGCATTGAAGGGGTGGATTTTGTACAGATGAATACCGATGCACAGGCACTTTTTTATTGTAACGCAAAACGAAAAATTAACATTGGGAAGGGGACCACAAAAGGGCTCGGTGCTGGGTCAAATCCAGAGATAGGAAAAAAATCGGCAGAGGAGTCGCTTGAAGAAATTCGAAGCACCATTGAGGGGTCGGATATGGTTTTTGTTACTTGTGGATTAGGAGGTGGAACCGGAACTGGTGCAGCTCCTGTTATTGCAGAGCTCGCCCGAGAGATGGGTATTCTTACAGTAGGAGTGGTAACAAGACCATTTGGGTTTGAGGGGGCACAGCGACGTCAAAAGTCGCTTGAAGGATTAAAGCAGTTGGAGGAAAAAGTGGATACGCTCATTACTATTCCAAACGATCGTATTCTCTCTGTTATTGATAAAAAAACACCACTCATGGATGCTTTTATTATTGTTGATGATATCTTACGTCAGGGTATTCAGGGGATTTCTGATCTCATTACGAATCACGGACTTATTAATGTGGACTTTGCCGACGTCAAATCTATTATGCAAAATGCCGGTTCAGCACTCATGGGAATTGGATACGGAAGCGGAGAAAATCGTGCGGCAGAGGCGGCACGAGCGGCTGTTGACTCTCCACTTCTCGAACTTTCTATTGATGGAGCAAAAGGAATTCTCTTCAATATTACCGGAGGACACGACCTCTCTATGTTTGAGGTAGATGAGGCGGCGCGTATTATTACCGAAGCCGCCGATCCGGAAGCAAATATTATTTTTGGTTCCGTGGTGAATGAGGCGTTTACCGGAGAAGTAAAGGTGACGGTTATTGCCACTGGTTTCGAACGAAGTTCGAGTAACGACCAGCAGAAAACCGAAGGAATGGGGGTTCGCCGTTTGGGACGAACAAATTTTCAAGGTATTGCTCCAGAAAAAGGGAGTTTTCCTGGAGTGAAACGTGAAGCGGAAGATTTGGAAGTTCCGGCATTTATGCGAAAATCACTCAATAAATAA
- a CDS encoding isoaspartyl peptidase/L-asparaginase codes for MKKIIITHVGAWNTKEGDVQNTEKILAENAAIEGMKEENTEEMTVKAVSFLENAPELDAGTGSILQIDGCCRMDSAIADSERGYAGILQIENIKNPALVAKRLLQYGYHSILSGKGAQAFALEEGLELANVITESRWQQYTEKRKLIPDPLYRNLATNQKALNEKKLGTVGAVALADGRLTAVSSTGGLAFGYPGRVGDTAIFGAGIFCNKDVAVTCTGEGDKILQMMLALKVWLYYKENQNLQLSTQKAIEELYKDYNAQSGVIALSRRGETAVAFSTSFLATKILEQ; via the coding sequence ATGAAAAAAATTATTATTACACACGTTGGAGCATGGAACACAAAAGAGGGAGATGTTCAAAATACAGAAAAAATTCTTGCTGAAAATGCCGCGATAGAAGGAATGAAGGAAGAGAACACAGAAGAAATGACGGTCAAAGCCGTTTCTTTTCTTGAAAATGCCCCCGAACTCGATGCTGGAACAGGGAGTATTTTGCAAATTGACGGCTGTTGTCGAATGGACTCAGCAATAGCCGATTCCGAAAGAGGGTATGCCGGCATACTACAAATTGAAAACATAAAAAATCCTGCTCTCGTGGCAAAAAGACTTTTACAGTACGGATATCATAGTATTCTCTCTGGAAAAGGCGCTCAAGCATTTGCGCTTGAAGAAGGACTGGAACTTGCAAATGTTATAACAGAATCTCGTTGGCAACAGTATACAGAAAAACGAAAACTCATTCCTGACCCCCTCTATCGAAATTTAGCGACTAATCAAAAAGCTCTTAATGAAAAAAAACTCGGAACAGTGGGGGCTGTAGCCCTCGCAGATGGAAGGCTCACTGCCGTCAGCTCAACGGGAGGGCTTGCCTTTGGTTATCCTGGTCGAGTGGGAGATACCGCCATTTTTGGTGCTGGCATTTTTTGTAACAAAGATGTTGCTGTTACCTGCACTGGAGAAGGAGATAAAATATTACAAATGATGTTAGCACTCAAAGTGTGGCTTTATTATAAGGAAAATCAAAATTTGCAATTATCAACTCAAAAAGCAATTGAGGAATTATACAAAGACTATAATGCTCAAAGTGGCGTTATTGCCCTTTCTCGGCGAGGAGAAACCGCTGTTGCTTTTAGCACCAGTTTTTTAGCGACAAAAATTCTGGAACAGTAA